Proteins encoded by one window of Lycium barbarum isolate Lr01 chromosome 11, ASM1917538v2, whole genome shotgun sequence:
- the LOC132618910 gene encoding indole-3-acetic acid-amido synthetase GH3.6-like encodes MPEAPSTLSDDGSFDENKKKLLQFFEYITTDADEVQKKVLNEILSRNIGVEYLQRHGLNGNTDYENFKEIMPVVTYEDLKPDIDRIADGDRSSILCSQPISEFLTSSGTSGGERKLMPTVEEELGRRSLLYSLLMPVMDQFVPDLEKGKGMYFLFIKSEAKTPGGLLARPVLTSYYKSSYFKKRPYDPYTNYTSPDETILCLDSYQSMYSQMLCGLCQNTQVFRVGAVFASGFIRAIRFLEKHWPLLCDDIRTGTLNSQITDPLVREAVMKILKPNPKLAEFIETECRKESGKGIIPRLWPNTKYIDVIVTGTMSQYIPTLNYYGSDLPLVCTMYASSECYFGINLNPLCKPSEVAYTLIPTMGFFEFLPVAREDEGPEKSKPYNKNDLVDLVDVKLGQEYELVVTTYAGLYRYRVGDILKVAGFKNKAPQFHFVCRKNVALSIDSDKTDEVELHDAVVKASTHLLPFEASLTEYTSYADTTTIPGHYVLYWEINQSSETLIPTLVFEDCCLTIEESLNSVYRQCRVSDKSIGPLEIKVVENGTFDKLMDYAISNGASINQYKAPRCVKYAPIIELLNARVVSSYFSPKCPKWVPGQKQWCSS; translated from the exons ATGCCAGAGGCTCCTTCTACTTTGTCAGATGATGGAAGTTTTGACGAAAACAAGAAAAAACTTCTTCAATTCTTTGAATACATCACTACTGATGCAGATGAAGTTCAAAAAAAGGTTCTTAATGAGATACTTTCTCGTAATATTGGTGTTGAGTACTTACAAAGGCATGGCCTTAATGGAAATACTGACTATGAAAATTTCAAAGAAATCATGCCCGTTGTCACCTATGAAGATCTCAAACCTGATATTGATCGTATTGCTGATGGTGATCGTTCAtccatcctttgttctcaaccaaTTTCCGAGTTCTTGACAAG tTCGGGCACGTCCGGGGGAGAGAGGAAATTGATGCCAACAGTTGAAGAAGAGCTAGGGAGAAGGTCATTGTTGTACAGCCTTTTAATGCCAGTGATGGATCAATTTGTGCCAGATTTGGAAAAGGGCAAAGGAATGTACTTTTTGTTCATAAAATCAGAAGCCAAAACTCCAGGTGGTTTATTAGCTCGTCCAGTTCTAACAAGTTACTATAAAAGTTCGTATTTCAAGAAAAGGCCTTATGATCCTTACACAAATTATACAAGCCCAGATGAAACAATTCTTTGTCTAGATTCATATCAAAGCATGTACTCTCAAATGCTTTGTGGCCTTTGCCAAAATACTCAAGTTTTTCGTGTTGGGGCTGTTTTTGCTTCTGGTTTTATCCGTGCTATTCGTTTCCTGGAAAAGCACTGGCCTCTTCTTTGCGACGATATTAGAACTGGAACGCTAAATTCCCAAATAACAGACCCTTTGGTGCGTGAAGCTGTGATGAAAATTCTCAAACCGAATCCCAAGCTTGCAGAATTTATTGAAACTGAATGTAGGAAAGAATCAGGGAAAGGGATTATTCCTAGATTATGGCCTAATACAAAGTACATCGATGTAATTGTGACAGGAACTATGTCACAATATATTCCGACTCTTAATTATTATGGCAGTGATCTACCACTTGTTTGTACCATGTATGCTTCTTCTGAGTGCTACTTTGGTATAAATCTTAATCCTCTTTGTAAACCTAGTGAAGTTGCTTATACCCTCATACCTACCATGGGCTTTTTCGAGTTCTTGCCCGTTGCTCGTGAGGATGAAGGGCCAGAAAAATCTAAACCATATAACAAAAATGATTTGGTAGATCTTGTTGACGTCAAACTTGGACAAGAATATGAGCTCGTGGTAACCACTTATGCAG GATTGTATCGTTATCGTGTTGGTGACATACTGAAAGTTGCTGGATTCAAGAACAAGGCGCCCCAATTTCATTTCGTGTGCAGAAAAAATGTGGCATTAAGCATCGACTCTGACAAAACAGATGAAGTCGAGCTACATGACGCTGTTGTAAAAGCATCGACTCATCTGTTACCATTCGAAGCATCTCTAACGGAATACACAAGTTATGCTGACACAACAACAATTCCAGGACACTACGTTTTGTACTGGGAAATTAACCAAAGCTCTGAAACATTAATCCCAACATTAGTGTTCGAAGATTGTTGTCTCACGATTGAAGAATCATTAAACAGTGTTTATCGACAGTGTCGCGTTTCGGATAAATCAATTGGTCCCCTGGAAATAAAGGTAGTTGAAAATGGTACATTTGATAAGCTTATGGATTATGCTATTAGCAATGGTGCTTCAATTAATCAGTACAAAGCACCTAGGTGTGTTAAGTATGCTCCAATTATTGAGTTATTGAACGCAAGAGTTGTTTCAAGTTATTTTAGCCCAAAATGTCCTAAATGGGTTCCAGGTCAGAAGCAATGGTGCTCAAGCTAA
- the LOC132617433 gene encoding disease resistance RPP13-like protein 4, with protein sequence MIEGVDTAIEILTKVLVDKVDAQVKYVLGFEHEFETMKENLKTLQSYLNDMEKHKDKYKTVEDASAKLRELIYRIDDLVVDCQNRAEHEKMKNNNWSSISPRGLYFRNRVGKSLAEINREISIMIDKTFKVISPVIDLSKSEEVGNSDSGRELWTPDTIAEPFGLAQDTSTLKEWILPCNGSLKLIGIVGMGGLGKTTLTQKFYNDRVVCSRFSMKIWVCKSTLDELETMKRILQQLEMEYHESDRNVLLRRIREALINKNYLIVMDDVWSIVGGWWNRIFEGLPKSENQCSCIIITSRNEDVVKRMGVEKERIHQPKPLSDKEGWSLFCKAAFKGEYKDPELERVGKNILKKCGGLPLAIKTIGGLLSSKLQLLSVWQAISEDLPQIFADECNSHDSLLATLQRSYDDLPLKLKRCILCFAIYPEDYEIEFDQLANWWIGEGFVYQKGKKIARKMALECLSELISRCLVEAVRKRNYDGRVYSCKMHDMIREMIIKVAKEESFCSLDGNNANIATIHSRRLGVTNETLLQPLDGNSKLRALLLTKANCIGFTRKVALAKVKTLRVLDLSHVKFEKSSEFCENDMWHWITSLKRLAYLSFQDVANLTKLPRSVKKLWGLQILVLAECKNLKQLPRSITSLPKLIVLDVGNCTSLSYLPLGLSKLSHLQELYGFKIPDTTTPNACHLRDLKGLRELRVLQLDVMDGSMIEEDELTVLEQFQQLRMLVINAGDHKDKVFLERLNKMSPPKSLEELYLRHFSGNTTPEWIAPELLDRLQYLCIEESNMLQHMSDRFRGSKGNKWKIEGLCLKFLPKLEETWEEIKSAMPGLKYVDVSHCSSLESFTCPVKNIGFWRKPEEENEEPDVVSLMEEHHQCHHADDMN encoded by the coding sequence ATGATTGAAGGCGTTGATACGGCTATTGAGATCCTAACGAAGGTATTGGTTGACAAAGTTGATGCTCAAGTTAAATATGTCCTTGGATTTGAACATGAGTTTGAGACTATGAAGGAAAATCTTAAAACTTTGCAATCATACCTCAATGACATGGAGAAGCACAAAGACAAGTACAAGACTGTTGAGGATGCCTCTGCTAAATTACGAGAACTGATTTATAGAATAGATGACCTGGTCGTTGACTGCCAAAACCGAGCAGAACATGAGAAGATGAAAAACAATAATTGGTCCTCTATTTCTCCACGTGGACTGTATTTCCGTAATCGGGTTGGAAAGAGTTTGGCAGAAATCAACAGGGAAATATCGATTATGATTGACAAAACTTTCAAGGTCATTTCCCCAGTGATTGACCTATCTAAAAGTGAAGAAGTTGGTAATAGTGATAGTGGCAGGGAGCTATGGACACCAGACACTATCGCTGAACCCTTTGGCTTAGCTCAAGATACCAGCACACTGAAAGAGTGGATACTTCCTTGCAATGGATCTTTAAAACTAATTGGCATTGTGGGGATGGGAGGTCTGGGTAAAACCACACTTACCCAAAAGTTTTACAACGATAGAGTAGTGTGTTCACGCTTTAGCATGAAAATTTGGGTTTGTAAATCGACTTTAGATGAGCTTGAGACCATGAAGAGAATTCTTCAGCAGCTGGAAATGGAATATCATGAGTCagatagaaatgtgttgttgagGAGAATTCGTGAAGCGCTTATAAATAAAAATTACTTAATTGTCATGGATGATGTGTGGAGTATTGTTGGCGGATGGTGGAACCGGATCTTTGAAGGACTGCCCAAATCAGAGAACCAGTGCAGCTGCATCATTATTACATCTAGAAATGAAGATGTTGTTAAGAGAATGGGAGTCGAGAAAGAACGAATTCACCAACCCAAGCCGCTCTCCGACAAAGAGGGCTGGTCGTTATTTTGCAAGGCTGCCTTCAAGGGAGAATACAAGGATCCTGAACTAGAACGTGTGGGAAAAAACATTCTGAAAAAATGTGGTGGTCTTCCCCTAGCAATCAAGACAATTGGAGGCTTGCTTTCATCGAAACTTCAGTTGCTTTCTGTGTGGCAGGCGATAAGTGAAGATTTGCCTCAGATATTTGCAGACGAATGCAACAGCCATGATTCCTTATTGGCTACTCTCCAACGAAGTTATGATGACCTTCCTCTCAAGTTGAAGCGGTGTATTCTATGTTTTGCAATTTATCCGGAGGATTACGAGATAGAGTTTGATCAACTGGCAAATTGGTGGATTGGAGAAGGATTCGTttaccaaaaaggaaaaaaaattgcaagaaaAATGGCTCTTGAATGCTTATCAGAACTGATCAGTCGATGCCTGGTTGAAGCGGTGAGAAAAAGAAACTATGACGGGAGAGTCTACAGTTGCAAAATGCATGACATGATTCGGGAAATGATAATCAAAGTTGCAAAAGAAGAGAGCTTTTGCAGTTTAGATGGGAACAATGCAAACATAGCCACAATCCACTCTCGCCGTTTGGGCGTGACAAATGAAACATTGTTGCAGCCCTTGGATGGAAACTCAAAGTTAAGGGCACTTCTTCTCACCAAAGCCAATTGCATTGGCTTCACTAGGAAGGTTGCATTAGCCAAAGTCAAGACTCTCCGGGTTTTAGACCTCTCCCACGTCAAGTTTGAGAAGAGTTCCGAATTTTGTGAAAATGATATGTGGCATTGGATCACATCCTTGAAACGCCTAGCTTATTTGAGTTTTCAAGATGTGGCAAACTTGACTAAATTGCCACGATCCGTCAAAAAGTTATGGGGCCTACAAATTTTGGTACTTGCTGAATGCAAGAACCTCAAACAGCTCCCAAGATCAATCACTTCTCTTCCAAAGTTGATCGTCTTGGATGTGGGGAATTGTACCTCTCTTTCTTATCTACCACTTGGTCTCTCCAAACTCTCACATCTTCAAGAGTTGTATGGCTTCAAGATACCTGATACAACAACACCAAATGCATGTCACTTGCGTGATCTTAAGGGTCTGAGAGAACTTCGAGTACTACAATTGGATGTCATGGATGGAAGCATGATAGAGGAAGACGAATTAACAGTACTCGAACAATTTCAACAGCTAAGGATGCTTGTTATTAATGCTGGTGACCATAAAGATAAAGTTTTCTTAGAGAGGCTGAACAAGATGTCACCACCTAAATCTCTCGAAGAATTGTACCTAAGGCACTTCAGTGGAAACACTACCCCAGAATGGATAGCCCCTGAATTGTTAGATCGATTGCAATACCTTTGTATCGAAGAGTCCAACATGCTACAACATATGAGCGATCGTTTCAGGGGTAGTAAAGGAAATAAATGGAAAATAGAAGGGCTGTGCTTGAAGTTCTTGCCAAAACTAGAGGAGACATGGGAAGAAATCAAAAGTGCAATGCCTGGGCTAAAGTATGTCGATGTAAGCCACTGCAGCTCGCTGGAGTCGTTCACTTGTCCAGTTAAGAACATAGGATTTTGGAGAAAACCAgaggaagaaaatgaagagccaGATGTTGTTTCACTCATGGAAGAACACCATCAATGCCATCACGCAGACGACATGAACTAG